The sequence ATGTgtggactaaaataccctcaaatatatttatttttccacaatctctttataattactttttatttatgaatatttaagGTTCGAttgttttgtcatttatatttattaattaattattttgtatttctttattttattaaattaaattatgtacatTCATTGAATATGCTTTGCTccgtaaaataataattagagtGAGGGGCGTGTGTGTAATTTGGATTCCAGCAAATATAAAAACCCAGATTTAACCCTGATAAGAATTTTGTAATCGAAGTGGAATCGCGCAAATTAGTAAGAAATTGGAAAGGGTATTATCGTCTTTCGGGTGCCTTCTTGCTGTTCCAGCACTCCTCTATATATTCCCCCATCTTGAAATCTAGGGTATAAAAAGCCCCAATTCCCCTCCCTCGCTTtccctctcttctctctccctctctctctaaaaccCCTTTAAATTTCTGAATCAATAAGGACAAATCGAGCGGAATACGGGGTGAATTTTGTATTCCTTTATGATTAAATGTTTGATTTGGTGATTTTTCGGGGAGCTGACATAATACCTTTTCGATGCGGTTTCTGTAGGGTAATACTGTTGTTGGAGAAGGATGGCGACTTTTGAGCTTTATAGGAGATCGACGATCGGGATGTGTTTGACGGAAACGCTGGATCAGATGGTTTCCAGTGGAGTTCTCAGCCCCGAACTCGCCATTCAAGTTCTGATTCAATTTGATAAGGTGATAGCTTtctattgttttatttattattggtgGTTACGGCATCCTTGCGCTACGTggtttagaattaattatcatgaaaCAGGTCGATTtcattgtaaaattattaattgattgttgGAAGACCGAATTAGAAGTAAATATCAGCACTCCTCTTTTGAATCTAAGATTTGATGAAGAGAAGATAACGGAAAGTACAATCAATTTCACTAGCTTTTGGTTGCTAACAAAATtgagtaatatttttttgtttacattgtaaatgtaattagCATCATCAAAATGGGAACGGAATTCAGGTGTAGATTACCAAGGATCTTTCCAGCTATATTTTTATGGTATGTGGTCTCTTCAAAAACTACACCCAGTAAAATGTTTTCTTCAATGTTTTCATCACTCAAGTTCCAAAGTCCAATGGTAAACTTGTACAGGATGGAGATTGGAGATTTTTGGAGTATGGCCTATTAGAAATTGTCCAATGTCATATAGTCAAAATTTGAACAACTATCATGCAAGAATGGGTTTGAAACTTGATGGTTAATGTTTACTTGAAGTTTGGTTCCTTGATTATTTGCTGGCCCTCACCTATTAATTGCACACGCACAGTGCGcttaaattaactttaatcTTGTTGCTTCCTTGGTTTGCAGTCGATGACTGAAGCTCTAGAAAGTGAGGTGAAGAGCAAGGTTTCAATTAAGGTAAATGGCTTTGCATTTTATGGAAAAGGATATTGTTAAGAACTCCATGTCTGTGCATCTGCATTGATTACAAGTGATGTGAATTAAGTCACTTAGTGGCTGGGGAAGTTGACTTTTTGGATATCTGTGCCTTTATGCTTGTGCGTGTGTATTGTTATGCTCCTGAGAGCATTGGTTGTTTGAAACTGAAAATCAGTTCATTGATTTATTGTggatcttattattattattatgagaCAATAGATTGAAGAGTATGTTCTCAAGTTAATGACTAATATTGTTAGTAGTGGAATAGATGTATGTAGTCACAACTTCTCTATAGGTaacattgatttatttaatgttattgTATAAAAGCAGCAAATAAAGTGAACAAATGGTAATATTATGTGAAACTAAACCAGTGGCTAAGTTTCAAGGGGATATGTGCATTATGGTGCTAAATCTGCAAATTTCCAGCAACTATTCCGGTGATACTTTTGGTTTAAGCTCCTGTTGAACTTGGTATGTATTGCCTCTCATCTTATATATTGTCATGCTTCGTAGAAAATAGTTTTTGAATCTCGAGTACTTTCTCTGGTGGAACTGGTCCTTGATTAATTGGTTAATTGCTTTACACCTTATTTGGCTTCATAGATTATTTTGCATTTAGTTACCTATTTGAAAAGTGTGAtgttaacaagaaaaaaggcaGAGCTGCCACTGAAGATACCAACCAATCTTTTGGAAGTTCTTTGATGGTAGCACGATTATTTGGCTTCCGCTTTCTCCAATTTTTATAGTCTCTCTCTATTTTAGTGGGCTTAAAATGTGTAGTCCTTGTAATTGTTTGAAGCCCTCGTACATGCATTGTCTCTGTTTGTTCTTTCTGCTACTTCAATTTTGGGGTGGAAGTGCTGAATGATACAACTCTATGCATTTTGTCTTCTCCATCGCCTTGCTGCTACAGGGACATCTTCACACCTACCGATTCTGTGACAATGTTTGGACCTTCATCTTACAAAACGCTCAGCTCAAAAGTGAGGAAGGCCAAGAAACTGTTGATTCTGTCAAGATTGTGGCATGCGACTCCAAGTTACTAACTCAGTAAAAGATGAATtgattatagtttttatttggatCTGCTAGTGATGGAGAACGATGTCTCAACACTCAGCAGAGGAGATGCTGTGAGAAAATCTGGAGTTGACTCCGAACTGTATTATGTGGTAATATAGTCGAGGAGGGGAGTTCGTGTACTTTCTATGCTCGCGAGCTAAACTTATACTCTACTGTAATGGCTCTATCCTGAATGGGTATATTTCGTCTTATTCCCCTTGAGACCCCTATAGTTCATTTACCCGGAATTCTTGATGCTGTTATTTTCCACCATGTGTTCTTTCCCTTATATAATTTTCGTAATTCTCAGGTGTAATTCTCATGTTTGCATGTCCAAATTGGGAACATTGGCCTGGGCCACGACaggtttcattaaaaaaagttcataTGGAACTGGCAGTTAGGTCCTCTAAGAGCCCGATTGCTCAGCCCTCTTACATTAGTtgaagttaataaaatatacggtaaattatattttactattcgAATTATACCCGTTTTTACATTTCGTTatcgaaacttttttttatgtcaactaCCATTTTaactttgcgaaatttgtACTTTCCAAATATGATtgtctttttgttgattttttttgtcggaaaaaacatcatatgttgtgcatatgtgtTCACGTCACATAACTCTTAAACATCATATGCAcattgcatgtgatgttttttcgataaaaaaattaatagttataaatgccaaagtataaaattttataaagttgagatggtaagttaacacaaaaaaatttagatgtcaaaattttaaaataataataattcaaataataaaatataattttgaatgagtttgaatataaaaaatttaagtgttGAAACAAGACAAGCTCATTGTGATTGGGGTGgatgtgattttaaattaatcaataattttaaatcaaataaaaaaataatatacaaatatcattataaaaattaactaaatatttatattaataagattcaaactcataatttttttatggtgaaatctcaattttattactcAAAGAAATTTGGTTGCACCAACACTCAATTGAAGGATGTATCAAGTACACATATGACATCTAAGCCACGTGCATTAAACGTAGTGAAGTacacttttttaattaattgcattattattgATGCCTAATACGAATTTGTGAGACGTGGACGTTAATATTGCTGCATGAATTCGATCTAATTAGCTGcttctaaaaaaatttgagagtTTCGATTGAAGTCCTTACGTGGACAGTTTACTTTCGTATGTTTcgaaatttctttttcttttctatttatgtGTGACGTAGCTCTCTAAGAGAGcgttcctttttcttttttcttttttttttggtaaatttacatacttttaaacaaaaaagatatttgAAAGTTTATAATAAAACACTGAAAAATCTTTCGTGATTTTTTTCCGATaatgagcttataagataaaaaaaataagagggtACGAGCTTATAAGTCTTTTTAAATAGACTAAGAGTATTCttcagtttatttttaaaactcttacaagatttttttattctggacacattaattataaattattattactaacaTCTAATAAACttcataatcttattttatttcatttttttataaatttatttttaaaataagatctaaaaatattttgtaaaatgtacgagcttgtaaatattttaaattagttagcCAGACActctctatttattttttgtttctttttttatgtgatgagctgtaataaaaaattattaaataataaaaaaataacttatgcTTCCATCCATTGTTCAAGTGCTACTTTTTTggggattttaattttttatatttatataaaaatggtATTTAcatgattataataatattttaataaaattaatagtatattgatttaatcgagacatcaatataacaaataataattaaatgattgcATGATAAGTAtccatatatttaatgaaatttcagtcttaataaccaaattaaggcattattaatatttttttagagaaattaaatatctaacaacaacaataataattagtagTTGTTTGAAATTTCTGACTGTAATCATAGTGGGCATAGTCAGCAGCATGTGTAAATGTGGCGTGCAAGAATAAAAAGCTTGTAATATAcactattattataaatttcaaatatatatatatatatatttaaagccAATAACAGATTTGATATcgagaaataaaaattgaatttatttcacaaatttatattttcagtcctgtaaatataaatatatcgtacttttattttttttatttgttaaaaaaatcatatttaattctataaattatataattttgatgtgTAATTACTTAGTTATCAAATTAAGTCCcgtatttatttgtataaaattgataattagttctttaattaattaaatttgaggcTTTAGGAAACAAAAACATGTAATTCCTCTTTATGTAAGAAACAGAGAGAATAATTGAGATGATGATATGTACTATGAAAATGCCTAAAAATTTGACaggaaataataaataagtcagAATGCTGTTTCTTGTACATGATGATGGGTTTCAAGACACAGAGTTTGAACTCTCAACGGTAACTAACCAAACTGAGTTTGTCAGTAAATTACTTGGACAGGtctttgtaataattattacttttgtagtgaaagtaaattattaagaaaaaatgggtttgcttaaaaattaaataaagttggAGTAAGTAATAATTGTTTCAGATTGAATTATCTCGTAATTAGTTATCATGCAATCTTCCACCCAAAATGACCCTTTTTAAATTCACaaataaactctaaaaattaCTACAAAATAACTCTTCACCTTTGGCTTAAATTAGTGCGAATTAGatagttcaaaaaaatataaataataagttaagaattttcaagagaaaaatgcaaataaatcCGTTGTGAATTGTGATACTGCCAATGTTTTAAAATTCGGATcagttatcaaatcgaaaaaTTCAGTGGATTATGGGTCACTGGTTCAATCGTTGGTTCAACCATAGTCGAACCGGTGacgttatatatatatatgtaataaataattataaaataaaaaaaaataactttaataattaaataatataaatatacttaatcattttgtcttttttaaaatatttttctctttacaatttatatttttaataatatatgcttataattaacataaaatagaTATGTAATAAACTAATACAACAAATgtagtataaaaatacaagaaaggggaagaaaattaggacttaagcctatttttaaaacaggCAAAGATCATACCGGTTCACATGACCCCAAACCGGGGTCCAACCGTCTGGTCGGTCGATTCTCTACAAAAACACGATTTTTGGCTCTCACACCAAATTTTGCCTTTCATCCAACCTATTTTCGGTTAACAGTTTAGGAGGTTCGACCTGACGGTCTCgattaagttttaaaatattgaatactgcaaatgaataaattattctcttataaaaaaaataataatttatcttcctgtattttaaaatgaagtaatttatctaCACGAAGAGggaagaaaattgcaattcacccttattttaaaagaaaagttgaTATACTGCGTAAATTACGCTGGTTATAAATCTCAAACACTGTTCACTGTGGACAACTTTGTCtccgaaataaaattaacagtaattttagttgtaaactaaaaattacaactaaaaaattataatgggttttcacctttatttttatcttggctaagaaaaaagaaaagggagaaATTCTCGTGATTTTCTTGATTCACTCTTCGTTGGTGTCTGTGCAAAATGATTTTCGGTTTGCCATAAACTAGTAAATTGAATGCGGGTTTAGTTCCATTATTGCTAGTTCTTGCGaatgcataaattattatatataaaaaagagttCTTGGAGATTCTTGGCGTTCTTAGTGGGTTTCTTGTGTTCCCATGCACGAGCTGTTCATGTAGACAGTCAGAGTGGAAACGGGGCTTTCTGGGTTCTAATATCTTGAAATGcattattgattcttctactTATTTTCTCCGATCTTGCGTGATTCTCACAGCACATGCTGATGCTGGTCAtgtgttgataatttttttttttttaccctCGTGGGCCTGATTTCTGCGCTTTTTCTGAGATGATTCTTTTTCTGTTGCTGAGATTCTGATGTTTGATTTTCCATAAATGAGATTGGTACTTTTTAATAATGCATTAGAGAAATCTGTATATTCTGTGATCCTCGCTTTCCGCCTTGGCAATACCTATACGGAGAGATGCTTGTTGTCTACCGTTTTGGTGGTTGATTTCTATTGATACCAATGTGCTGTTTTGCCTTTGCAGGTCTTCTTCTTCCAATCTTGAACTGCAGAAATAATTGCATGCCACATGTTTGATGTGTTTCCGATTTGTTTATTGGGGTTTGGGACTTGAACCTTTTGAGCCCTCCTTTATTTGGTGAAGTAAATCTTTATGTTATGATGTGTTTTGTTAAAGAAATGCTGTTAACGGAAACAGAGTAAAGAAAAGGGTGGTGTGAGAGtgagaaagaaagataaagaaatagGAGTAGTCAGCTTGAGTGGTAGTGGCAGCTGCCTCTGGCTTTGGGGAATAATTTAGTGTGTAAGTCTGTTGGTAGTGTCTCCTGTGCTGACTAGGCGAGCCCGGAGTCCGTGGGCTTTGCCGCCGAACAAGGAAACAATCTCTTCTGTTTCTCTCTTCATACTCAAGTTGAACCATTtctttaaaaactaaaaaatctGTACTATTCTCTATTCTCTATATCTCTGGAAATTGCTCCTGCTTTGGTTGGTGTTAAGAATTGGTCTTATAAAGCATGTATCCTTCTTCTCTTTGAGTCTCCATTGCTTTCCTCCTGAAGTTCAAGAAATTGGCTATATTCAGAAATTTGGTCCCCACGCCTAGAACCCTTCATTCTTTGCCATTTACAGGGCTTGTTTCCTTGATTCGAAACATGTTGGACAATTGGGGTTGAGTTATACGTGGTAGTGTGTTTTGCTGTGTGGAGTTGATTTAGTATGCAAGCGTAGTTTTGAAGTATCGGAGCGAAAAACGACTCGTTGAGTTGGCAGGATGAAGTTTATGAAGCTTGGGTCGAAACCTGATTGCTTTCAGGGTGATGGGAACAACAGAAGGTTAGATCTTTATTACCCATCTCAAAATGGTTGATATTTGTAGTTGTTTCTTAGTGATATTATTGTCATGTAGTTCAACTGCTAgtaattgcttttgatttgTGGTTTAAGGCCTATCTTTgcttaataaaagaattagcTACTGAAGTCGTTTTAACTGTATCCATTTCTGTTGAACTTCCATCTCGTGATCCTTACACTTTGTATTAGTTGTCTAGTTTCTTTCATCATTAACTTTTGCCTCTTCCAGGGAAGTGTGGATCCGTGGGCTTACTTGTAGACCCAGAATTCAGTATTATCTGAAAgatgatttttcttctttatagACTTCCATTGGGTTGTCCAAAGTTCATTAAATTACTGTCTTAAGGAATGATGCGAGTCCAAGTCTACAAGATTTATG comes from Sesamum indicum cultivar Zhongzhi No. 13 linkage group LG10, S_indicum_v1.0, whole genome shotgun sequence and encodes:
- the LOC105172672 gene encoding transcription initiation factor IIA subunit 2; amino-acid sequence: MATFELYRRSTIGMCLTETLDQMVSSGVLSPELAIQVLIQFDKSMTEALESEVKSKVSIKGHLHTYRFCDNVWTFILQNAQLKSEEGQETVDSVKIVACDSKLLTQ